From Periophthalmus magnuspinnatus isolate fPerMag1 chromosome 12, fPerMag1.2.pri, whole genome shotgun sequence, a single genomic window includes:
- the LOC117379577 gene encoding uncharacterized protein LOC117379577 gives MGRTLISVFILTYLHLTVMTTLCVSVQAEDAELLIYPNRSHFYSGETIEFRCDVDGQHWNTTLKRNGHFVQWGYFTPLILSDLTVDMSGDYQCTAQSLDFTHETKDSNVISISVSADRPRAELTADGHTVLRGTRTFPSLTCSVSDSDNDWNYEWEIHGSDYLHVYTGAQTITPPEAAKYMCRGFIFGYTADDKIYTEDSNAVYIKYILPEKATIKVKNPEFCPGETIRMSCEMTSDEYRYTLTWFEWKTTSQIHLTGKNKFVISNASEAHSGEYRCRWTLSPYTFTEWSPPVTFTAINPKARVKASTSFLPAGGIVTLRCSVTPCSSGWKYYWYKDTQDTLLQTTEEAVLNITERGRYWCRGGRDSPVHHTDFSEPISIRESRKPPPVKNTPVKGTPVKGTLAKGTLVKNSPVKGTPVKGTPVKGTQAKQPSAK, from the exons ATGGGGCGGACTTTAATTAGTGTGTTCATTTTGACTTATTTGCACTTAACTG TGATGACCACGTTGTGTGTCTCGGTGCAGGCAGAAG ATGCTGAGCTGTTGATTTACCCCAACCGATCTCATTTTTACTCTGGAGAGACGATTGAATTTCGCTGTGATGTAGATGGTCAGCACTGGAACACCACTCTAAAGAGGAATGGTCACTTTGTACAGTGGGGCTATTTTACCCCTTTGATCCTGTCGGACCTGACCGTGGACATGAGTGGGGATTACCAGTGCACTGCTCAGTCACTTGACTTCACACATGAGACCAAAGACAGTAATGTGATCTCTATTTCTGTGTCTG CGGACAGACCACGGGCCGAGCTGACCGCTGATGGACACACTGTGCTGCGAGGGACGCGTACATTTCCTAGTCTGACCTGCTCTGTCAGTGACTCTGATAATGACTGGAATTATGAATGGGAAATACATGGATCAGATTATTTGCACGTGTACACAGGTGCTCAAACCATCACTCCACCTGAGGCTGCAAAATACATGTGCAGAGGCTTTATCTTTGGTTACACAGCAGATGATAAAATCTATACTGAAGACAGTAATGCAGTCTACATAAAGTATATAC TGCCAGAGAAGGCCACAATAAAAGTCAAAAACCCAGAGTTTTGTCCTGGAGAGACCATCAGAATGTCATGTGAAATGACGTCAGATGAGTATAGGTATACTCTCACCTGGTTTGAATGGAAAACCACCAGTCAGATCCATTTAACAGGAAAGAACAAGTTTGTAATCAGTAACGCTTCAGAGGCTCATTCTGGAGAATACCGGTGCAGATGGACACTGAGCCCATACACGTTTACAGAGTGGAGTCCACCGGTCACATTTACAG caaTCAACCCCAAGGCCAGGGTGAAAGCAAGTACCAGCTTTTTACCAGCAGGGGGCATAGTGACACTGAGGTGCTCCGTCACCCCCTGTTCATCTGGATGGAAGTATTACTGGTACAAGGACACACAGGATACTCTGCTGCAGACCACAGAGGAGGCAGTGCTGAACATCACTGAGAGAGGGCGCTattggtgcagaggagggagagacagccCAGTCCACCACACAGACTTCAGTGAGCCAATCAGCATCAGAG AATCCAGGAAACCGCCCCCGGTCAAAAACACCCCGGTCAAAGGTACCCCGGTAAAAGGTACCCTGGCCAAAGGTACCCTGGTCAAAAACAGCCCGGTCAAAGGTACCCCGGTCAAAGGTACCCCGGTCAAAGGTACCCAGGCCAAACAGCCCTCCGCCAAATAG